The window CGCGACTGCGGTGGCTGCGCCCATTCGGCTCTCACCGCCGATCGGGCTCAGCAGCGCGCGCTACACCCAGAGCACGTTCACCATCGAACCCGGGCAGTGTCTGGTGCTGTACTCCGACGGGCTGGTCGAGCGTCGCGGCGAGGTGATCGACGACGGCATGGACCGTCTGGCCCGAGGGCTCGGGGAGTGCGCCGAACCGGCTGCGTACCCGATCTGGGCGGCGCTGGCGTCCGGACACACCGAGGACGACGTCACCGTCGTGACGCTGCGCCGGCCTTGATCATCGAGGCCGCCCGTAAGCGGTGCGCACCCACGTTTGCTGAACAGCAACATAAATTCACTTATGTGTAAATTTGCCTCTGTGGGCGGATGGCTGGGCCCGCCGATCGCTAAGCCCCCCAAAGGAGATAGCTCGACGACATGGGGCCGGGGGCGTTGAGTGTGCTCGATCGGGTCTTTGAGGTCACGAATTTTTCTTAGCAGCATGGCTTCTGGCAATTTCTGAGCAAACAAGACGCAGAATGTTACTGCCGAGATAGATGAGGGCAGAGTGAATGCCGCACCCGTTGACGTCACAGTATTCCGGAACAGTATTTGCAAAAACAACGAATTTACCGCGTTTCGCAACCTATAAGAAGACTTATGGCGAATGGCTGCGTCTTCGCTAAAGCTGCAATCATTAGAAATTGTAGTTTTTTGCTGTTTAGAAGCTGGAACACGCTCATATGCTTCCCTGGCGCCGGTCATCGGCAACCATTTCATCGTGACAAATCCGGGGAGATCTCGTGGGAATCAGCATGCGAAAAACAGGTGTCGTCTGCGGCACCGTCTTTGCCTCAGCGGCACTGGCGTTGTCGTCGTCCTCGTTGGGCCAGGCCGCCAACACAGCGCTCGTCATCGGTGGCATCTCGACGCCGTCGATGGCGGATGCTCTGATGTCTCCGCTGCTGGGCGGCAAGTTCAAGGATCAGCAGCGCGTCAGTGTGAAGTGGCCGGCGCAGGCGGGTCCGATGACCGGAAAGGGCGATCTCACCCTCGGCGCGTCGATCGCGCAGGGCGCGACCAACCTCAACGCACAGATCGATGCCGCGCTCGCGCAGCTCAAGAGCGGCGAGAAGGTGACCGTCGTCGGTCTGTCGGCGGGGTCCCTCGTCGTCAACGAAATTCTGCGCGAACTCGACGAGAGCGCAGACGCCCCCGGCAAGGACAAGATCACCTTCGTGGTGGTCGCCGACTCCAGCCGCCAGAAGGTGATCAGCCGCACGCGGTACAACGCGAACCTCGACTACACCTACCAGACCGCTCCCGAGACGAAGTACGACATCATCGTCGTGACCGGTGAGTACGACGGCATGGCCGACTTCCCGGATCGCCTCAACCTGCTGGCGATCGTCAACGCCGTCGCTGGTGGCATTTTCGTTCACATCCCGGTGATGTACGCCGACCTGTCGAAGGTTCCGGCCAGGAACATCTCGGTCGAGATGAACTCCGAGGGCGGGACCACCACCCACTACCTGGTGCCGGCCGAGAAGCTTCCGCTGGTCCGGTTGTTCCCGTCGCTGGCCAACCGTGAAGCGGAACTGAAGGCCAAGATCGACGCCGCCTACAGCCGCAACGACGTCGTGGCCGTGTCTGCGCCGAAGGCGGCGGTCTTCGCTGCGGCGCCGGCGCCAGCCGCCCCGACGGCGGTCGTGCAGACCCCCTCTGCGGCCCAGGTGCCGGGTAGCGTCGCGGCATCGCTGCGGACGGCGAAGGCCGACGCCGTGGTCGAGGACGCCGCGGTGTCCGAGGAGGTCGACGTGAAGGGTGCCGACACCGCGGACGCGGACATCGAGTACGCCGACACCTCGGACCAGGCCGACATCGACTCGGGTGCGGAAAAGGAAGCGGCGCAGGAGGATTCGAATTCCGGTGCGCAGAGTGGTGACGACGCGGACAAGGACGGCTCGGTGAGCTCCGACTCCGGCGCATCGACCGACAGGAGCCCGTCGAAGCCCAGCGCCTCGTCCGACTCCTGAGGATCTTCGGAGTAACCCTCCCCGGGCTCCGACTGACCCGACGCCCCGGCCTTCCGGCCGGGGCGTTGTGGTCTGTCGTCGGGCCGCGTCACGGAACGAGGTGGACCTTGAGGTGCTCACCCGATCGGGAGAACGCAGCGGCGTAGGCCGCCTCCGCCTCCGCCAGCGGCATCGCGTCGGTGAAGATGCCGTCCACGCTGAGCCTGCCGGCCTGCAGTAGCGGGACGAGTTCGGCCCAGGTCTGCTGCACGGGAGCGGTCGTCATCCGGATGGTCAGGCTCCGTAACAGGCAGACGAGCGCCGGCAGGGGATAGGGCGCCAGATCGTGGACGCCCACCACGGAGACCGTGCCGCCGGTGCGGACACCGGCGAGGGCGTCGTCGATCGACGCGTCCGTGCCGACGGCGTCGATCACCGAATCGGCGCCGAGGCCATCGGTGGCTTCCAGGATCGTCTGCGCTGCGGGTGAATCCATCGGCGTCGCGCCTGCGGCAGCTGCGCGCTCCCTGCGCGCGACCACCGGGTCGACGGCGAAAACCCTTGCGGCGCCGAGGGCGAGCGCGCTGCGTAGGGCGCACTGGCCGACCGCGCCCGCGCCGATCACCGCGACCGTGCCGCCGACCGGGATGTCGGCCCGCTTGGCGGCCGCCCACCCGGTGGGCAGGTTGTCGGTGAGCAGCAGGGCCTCCTCGGTACCGATCCCGTCCGGGACGGCGAGAAGCTGGAAGTCGGCCGCGGGTACCACGAGCAGGTCGGACTGCGCTCCGCCGAGCAGGCCCGTACCGAAGATCTGCGGTCCGTGGACGCATTTCACCGGATCCAGGGTCAGGCATCCGGCGCACCGGCCGCATCCGGTCACCGACGACACCAGGACCCTGTCGCCGTTCGTGAATCGCGTGACATCCGAACCGGTTTCGACCACCACGCCGACAGCCTCGTGTCCGATCGGCACCGGCTGGTCGATGGGGTAGTGGCCGTCGAGGAAATGTAGGTCGGAACCGCAGATCGCGCTGGCGGTCACGTCGACGATGACTCCGTCGGGGCCCGGGAGTCGAGGGTCGGGCCGGGTGTCGACCCGGATGCTGCGTTGGCTGTCGACGACCACGGTGCGCATGGCGGTCCTTCCCGTAGCCGTCGGATGTTGCGGGCGCAATACGCTACGACCAGTAACGTATCCGCGGCGGCGGTCTCAGGCAATGCCCTCTACGATTCGGGTCATGCACCCGTCTTCTTCCCAGCACGTCGTGGTCGTCGGCGGGGGTCTCGCAGGCCTCGCGTCGACCGTGTGGCTCGCCGAACTCGGCTACCGCGTGACCCTGCTGGAGAGCAACGGCTCTCTCGGGGGACGCACCATCGGGCTGACCTCCGGCCACGGTGATGCGATCGAGAACGGTCAGCACGTGTTCGCCGGCTCGTACGAGAACATCTTCCGCTACCTCGATTCCATTGGCACCCGCCATCTTCTGGAGTTTCCCGATCAGTTCGGGGTGAGGTACCCGGGAGGGCACGCCGAGAAGTTCGGCCTTCGGCTCGCGAATCTGCGCCGGATGATGCTCGGAAGGGTGCGCGGTCTGGGACTTCCGACTCTGCTGCGTGCGTCCCCGGCGTGGGCACGTCTGATGCGCGACGTGATCAGATTCGACGACTCGCTCGACGACATCACCGTCGACGAGTGGTTCGACCGCGTCGGCTTCCCCCCGGAGGTCCGCCGCGTCGTGCTGAACTCGATGGTGATCGGTCTGCTCAATGAACAGCCGCACCTCGCATCTGCCCACGCGTTCGCCGCGCTGTTGCG is drawn from Mycolicibacterium gilvum and contains these coding sequences:
- a CDS encoding PE-PPE domain-containing protein, with the protein product MRKTGVVCGTVFASAALALSSSSLGQAANTALVIGGISTPSMADALMSPLLGGKFKDQQRVSVKWPAQAGPMTGKGDLTLGASIAQGATNLNAQIDAALAQLKSGEKVTVVGLSAGSLVVNEILRELDESADAPGKDKITFVVVADSSRQKVISRTRYNANLDYTYQTAPETKYDIIVVTGEYDGMADFPDRLNLLAIVNAVAGGIFVHIPVMYADLSKVPARNISVEMNSEGGTTTHYLVPAEKLPLVRLFPSLANREAELKAKIDAAYSRNDVVAVSAPKAAVFAAAPAPAAPTAVVQTPSAAQVPGSVAASLRTAKADAVVEDAAVSEEVDVKGADTADADIEYADTSDQADIDSGAEKEAAQEDSNSGAQSGDDADKDGSVSSDSGASTDRSPSKPSASSDS
- a CDS encoding alcohol dehydrogenase catalytic domain-containing protein, producing MRTVVVDSQRSIRVDTRPDPRLPGPDGVIVDVTASAICGSDLHFLDGHYPIDQPVPIGHEAVGVVVETGSDVTRFTNGDRVLVSSVTGCGRCAGCLTLDPVKCVHGPQIFGTGLLGGAQSDLLVVPAADFQLLAVPDGIGTEEALLLTDNLPTGWAAAKRADIPVGGTVAVIGAGAVGQCALRSALALGAARVFAVDPVVARRERAAAAGATPMDSPAAQTILEATDGLGADSVIDAVGTDASIDDALAGVRTGGTVSVVGVHDLAPYPLPALVCLLRSLTIRMTTAPVQQTWAELVPLLQAGRLSVDGIFTDAMPLAEAEAAYAAAFSRSGEHLKVHLVP